The following DNA comes from bacterium.
GAATTCACTCCGGTGGATTTTCCCAAGGCGGCGGATTTTCGCCTGCCGGTTTTTCCGCGTCTTTCAGTTCCAGTTTTTCCTCGGCATTTTCTTCGGCGGGTGGCGTGGGAAGCGCTGGCGGAGGCGGAGGCGGTGGCGCGGGAAGCGCTGGCGGGGGCGGTGGCGGGGGAGGAGCGGGGTAGGCTGTGCACTTTTTACGAATTGGCGAAAATATGGTATTATATATACATAGGTAAAATATTCTCTATTTTTTAAATACAAAAATAATTTTATGCAAAATAATCAACTTCTCGCGCCTCCTCATAATCTGATCAATGACCATAAGCATAATGGCAAAGACAAAAGCAAAGAATTAATTCTTTGGTTTTCCGATGTCGGTATCGGGGATGTCGGGCTGGTCGGCGGGAAAAATGCCAGCCTGGGCGAGATGTATCAGAATCTTGCCGCAAAAGGGGTAAGCGTTCCGAATGGCTTTGCGACCACAGCTTACGCTTATCGATATTTTTTAGAACAAAGCGGATTGAAAGATAAAATTAAAAAAATATTAAAAGGGTTAAATACTCATGACATCAGGAATCTGGCGAAGCGCGGTGCCGCGGTGAGAAAAGCAGTCTTGGCGGTGGAACTTCCTAAAGATTTTAAAAAAGAAATTCTTGAGGCGTATTATCAACTTGGCGCCAAATACGGCAGCCATAATATCGATGTCGCAGTAAGAAGTTCGGCGACAGCCGAGGATTTGCCGGATGCTTCTTTTGCCGGCCAGCAGGAATCTTATTTGAATGTTCACGGTGAGAAAGCGCTTTTTAAAGCAGTGAGAGATTGCGTGTCTTCTTTGTTCACTAATCGGGCGATTTCTTACCGTGTGGATAAGGGTTTTGATCATTTTTCCATCGCGCTTTCGGTCGGCGTGCAAAAAATGGTGCGAAGCGATTTGGCCACGAGCGGAGTGATGTTTTCCTGCGATCCGGATTCCGGATTTGCCGATGTTACCGTAATTAATGCCGCTTATGGATTGGGAGAAAATGTGGTCAAAGGCCGGGTAAACCCCGATGAATATTGGATTTTTGAGCCGTTTTTAAAAGAAGGAAAAAATTCGATCATCGAAAAAACGATCGGCAGCAAAGAATGGAGAATGATTTATTCCGGCAGCGCGAATTCAACTAAAAATACTAAAGTTTCTCAGTCGGATAAGAAAAAATTCGTATTGACTGATAAAGAAATTATTCAGCTGGCTAAATGGTCGGTAATCATAGAAAATCATTATAAGCGGCCGATGGATATTGAATGGGCTAAGGATGGCAAAACGAATAAATTGTATATTGTCCAGGCGCGGCCTGAAACCGCTCATCAGAGCAAGCGCGATGTAAATATGCTGGAAGTTTATAAATTAACCGTACCCAAGACCGGACTGCAAGTGGTTTCAGTCGGAGTAAGCGTGGGCGCTAAGATCGGAGTTGGAAAAGCTAATGTGATAAAAAGCGTAAAGCAGATTAATAATTTCAAGCCCGGACAGGTTTTGGTGACAAAAATGACCGATCCCGACTGGGAGCCGATCATGAAGATCGCTTCGGCTATCGTGACCGATGCCGGAGGCAGGACTTGCCACGCGGCGATCATTTCCCGGGAACTCGGAATTCCGGCCGTGGTGGGCACGAAAAACGGCACCGCTACAATAAAAAATAATTCAGACGTTACGGTGGATTGCTCTCAAGGAGAGACCGGTTATATTTATAAAGGAATTATTCCGATAAAGGTGGAAAAAACCGATCTGGGCGCAATTCCCGCGCTTCCGGTGAAAATTCTTATTAATTTGGGCGAGCCTGATCAGGCGTTCAAATATTCTTTCTTGCCGCAAAGCGGGATCGGCTTGGCGCGTGAAGAATTTATCATTAATAATTACATTAAGATCCATCCGTTAGCCCTGATCAATTATAAATTTAAAAAAGGCGGAGTGAAGCTCGACAGGCAAACAATTAATAAAATCGATGAATTAACCGTCGGCTACACCGACAAAGTCCAGTTTTATGTGGATAAATTAGCCGAGGGAGTGGCGAAGCTGGCGGCCGCTTTTTATCCGAAAGAAATAATTGTCCGTTTTTCTGACTTTAAGACCAACGAATACGCGAATCTTGTCGGCGGCGCATATTTTGAGCCGAAAGAAGAAAATCCGATGATCGGCTGGCGCGGCGCTTCCCGATATTATGATAAAAAATTCAAGGAAGCGTTTAGACTGGAATGCCGGGCGATCAAAAAAGTTCGCGATACTTTCGGATTCACTAATGTCATTGTAATGATCCCGTTTTGCCGGACCGTCGAGGAAGGAAAAAAAGTTTTGGAAATTATGGCCGGCGAAGGATTGAAGCAAGGCGACAACGGCTTCAAGGTGTACGTGATGGCGGAAATTCCCGCGAATATTATTTTGGCCGAAGAATTCGCCAAGATTTTCGACGGATTCTCGATCGGCAGCAATGATCTGACTCAATTGACCCTTGGGCTTGATCGCGATAATGGCACTTTGGCGCATATCGGCAACGAAAAAAACGAAGCGGTAAAAATATTGATCAGGCAATTGATCAAAGTGGCGCACAAATATAATCGTAAAGTCGGCATTTGCGGCCAGGCGCCAAGCGACTTCCCGGATTTTGCGGAGTTTTTGGTACAGGAAGGCATAGATAGTATTTCTCTTAATCCGGATACGGTATTGAAGACGACAATAATGTTGGGAAAAATGGCAAAATCGGCTAAAAAATCTTCAATGTTCGCGGGACTTATCGGGTTGATCGGGTTATAACTTCGCGATAAATATAAAATAGTTGAGTTATCATTGCGGCGGAGCTACGAGCTCCGCCGCTTTAGCGCTATTGAAAAAATAACCATATTGTGGTAAATTTAGTAAGCTAAGTCGTTAATCTATATTTATGAAATGTCCAAAATGTTCAGCAGATCTCGGGGAGTTTTCTTCTCAAGATCTAAAACTTGCCAGGTGTTTTACCTGTCATGGCATTTGGTTCGACAAAAATGAATTAAAAAAAGTCATTGATGAGCGGGATATGGATCTTGCCTGGATGCATTTTAATCTGTGGAGCGATAAAGATAAGTTTAATGCCGTTTCCGGGAAAAAAATATGTCCAAAATGCAAAAAAACGATGGCAGTGCTTAAATATGATAAGAGCGAAGTGGAAGTGGATGTTTGCGCGGATTGCGGCGGAATGTGGCTTGATAGTGGAGAGTTCACGAAAATCGTTGATTTTTTGGAAAAAGCATTATTGAAAAAAGATGTGCCGGGATATATCGCAGAGCTCGCGAAAGAAGGGGAGCGGGTTATCTTGGATCCCGCGCATGGCGCGGTGGAAGCCAGACATTTTTTAATTCTGACAAAATTGTTGCAATATCGCATTCTGGCCGAGAATACATTCATTGCCAGTATTATTTCCGCGCTTCCGAAATAGAAAATAATAAGTATTAGTTTCCGCCAATCGGCGGTTTGGAGAGGTCGCATAGTGGCCGAGTGCGTCCGCTTGGAAAGCGGATATACCGAAAGGTATCGAGGGTTCGACTCCCTCCCTCTCCGCAGGTATTGACATTAATGCTTTAATCGTTTATAATTGTTTTTGTAAGTTTCGAAGGGTTTTCTTTCCTTATATAAAACAATTAAGTATAAGTTAAGTTGAGCCGTTTGGCTCCTGAAAGCAAATCCCAGAGAAGTAGTCGACTTGCAAAATTAATTAGTTTATATAAGGAAAAAACACATGGCAAAGAAATTATATGTGGGCAGCTTATCATATAGCACCACAGATGACGCTTTGAAAGCGACTTTTTCCGCAGCTGGAACAGTAACATCAGCCTCAATTATCATCGATAAGATGAGTGGCCGATCAAAAGGTTTTGGTTTCGTGGAAATGAGCTCCGACGAAGAAGCAGTCAAAGCTATTGAAATGTTCAATGGCAAAGAAGTTGATGGCAGAACCATTATCGTTAACGAAGCGAGACCGATGACCGAGAGACCACCCCGCGCAGGCGGACGTGGCGGATTCGGCGGCGGTAATCGCGGCGGCGGACGAGGTTTTGGCGGAAACGACAGATTCTAATTATAAAAATATTTAGAAAACAAGAAGACGGCTTTCGGGCCGTTTTTTTGTTTTTAGTTGAACAAAAGCGTTTTTTTTGATAAAATTAAAGGATGTTAGCGTTAATGACAAATTTTCAATGTCAAATGACAATTCAATATCAAAGCTCAAATATCAAAAGTAATAAATAAATTAAGGAATAATTCATGGATTCTAAAAAAATAATCGCAAAATTAAAATCACAAAGAAATCCAAAAAATATCGCCGGAATGGCGCGATTTGGAATTAGCGCGAAAAACACTTTGGGCGTAAGTATGCCGTATTTGAGAAGTTTGGCAAAAGAAATCAGGAAAGAGGCTAAGACAGATAAAAAAGGCGCGGAAAATCGCCATAAATTAGCGATAATGCTTTGGAAGTCAAAAATTCACGAAGCGCGGATTTTGGCGGCGTTGATCGATGAGCCGGAAATGGTTGGCGAAAAGCAAATGGAAAATTGGGCGAAGGATTTTGATTCGTGGGACGTGTGTGATCATGTCTGTATGAATCTTTTTGATAAAACAGAGATTGCCTGGCAAAAAGCGGCTGATTGGAGCAGGCGAAAAGAGGAATTTGTCAAAAGAGCCGGCTTTGCTCTTGTGGCGGCGCTGGCTTTTCACGATAAAAAAGCCGATAATAAAAAATTCATTGAATTTTTCCCGCATATTAAGCGTGAGGCGGTTGATGGGCGAAATTTTGTCCGCAAAGCCGTAAATTGGGCGCTTCGCCAGACCGGCAAAAGAAATAAATCTTTATGTGTGGCGGCTTTGAAAACGGCGCGGGAAATTCAATCAAAAAACCCCGAGAATAAAACCGCTAAATGGATCGCTTCCGACGCGATCAGAGAATTGGAAAAGAAAAAGTTCTAGCACCGCTTGTTATTAGGTTCGGCGTCTATAAAAAATTAATAAATTAATTTAAAAATTATGACAATGAAGGTTGAGTACAATCCAGGTCTTGCTTTGAGAAATATTTCGGAATTTAAGAATGGAAATCGGAGAATCGAGGAATGCATTCCGGAAAATCTTGAAGTGGGTAAGACCTATCCTTTTTTGAAAAAAGACCAGAGAAATTTTTGGCTTTACGGAGAAGTTCCTTTGGCTGAAACAAAAGGCAGCGAGATAATTTCGAGTTCGAAAGCAAGCATTCTGATCCTTGAAGCGACGCATTATATGGAAAATAATGAAATTTATACGAAAGGAATTTATAAGGTTTTGGAAATATGCAACGGGAAGGATAATTGCAGGGTTTTTAACAGGATCGGGTTAAAAAAATAGTTAATAGCTGAATAGTCTTGCTTACGGCAGGGCTATTTTTTTTGGTTTAAATATGATAAAATACACTTATGGTTAATATGGGCAAAGTTGTAAAAGATATAAAATCCATTAAAATTCAAGGTGCCACTAATATTGCGAAAGCATCGATTGGCGCGCTTTTGGATTTCAGCAAAGATTTTAAGATCGGAGCTCTGCCAAAAATATCAAATGGCAAAATTTGCAATTTTTTAAGAGCCACAGAGATTAATGCCAATAAATTGGCCTGGGCCAGGCCTGACGAGCCGCTGAACCAAAATCTTCTGAATTTAATAATGGCGCAGCTCGCGCGGGATAAAAATAAAAATGTCAAGAAAAAGATTGCTAATTTTCAAAAGTCGTGCCTGGAAACGCTCGATTTGATTCAAAAAAATGAGGCACGGATAACCGCTAATGGAATAAGTTTGGTCAAAAAAATCTATAAAAAAAAGAAGAAACCGGTTTTGGTTTTTACTCACTGCAATTCTTCGTCGGTGTTTAAGATACTGATCGGCGCGCGCAAGGAAAAAATACGGTTTAAGGTCTATAATTCTGAAACCCGGCCAAGATTTCAAGGGAGGATCATGGCAAAAAATCTTGTTAAAAAAGGGATTGACGTGACGATGATGACTGACAGTGCGGCGCCGTTCGTGATCTCCAAAAATGATCCGGACAAGATCAATATTGACTTGGTGATCATCGGAGCGGACGTGGTCGGTATGGACGGTTCAGTACTGAATAAGATCGGCAGCTATTCTTTATCTCTCGCGGCTAAAAGCGCCGGTGTGCCTTTTTATGTGGCTGCCAGCCTTTTGAAAGCTAGGAAGGATATAGACTCTTACAGGGAAATAGAAATTGAAAAAAGAGATCCAACTGAACTTTGGCCATCCTTCGCCAAGGCTACGGATGGCAAGCAAAAAGGAATTAAAGCGATCAATTACGCTTTTGATACCGTGCCGCCGGAATACACCAAGAAATTAATTACGGAATTCGGGATTTTAAAGCCGGGGAAGGTCAAAAAAGCGGCGATGAAGAACTATAAGGAGATTTTTAAAAATAAACATTAAATTTCTCAAATAATTTTTATGTCTAAATTATTCTATCTGTGTCTTGGCGCGGAAATCGATAAAACCAAGCATATTATTGCGACCTTTAGAATTGAGTCGAGTTTGCCGCTTGAAGAAGCCGCCGGTGAAATTGCGGCGGAATCATCGATTGGCACTTGGACCAAGGTAGGAACTTTAAGCGAAGAAACTTTTGATCGCTTAGCGGCAAAAGTTTTTGATATTAAAAAGATTATTGGCGATTGTAGCGCTGATATTAGCGAGCTATTCTGGTATTTTTCCAAAAAAGGAAAGCCGCCGATCAACAGGGGGATCGTGAAAATTGCTTACCCTTTGGATTTATTCGAATTTGGCAATATTCCGCAATTGCTCTCATCGGTAGCGGGAAATATTTTCGGAATGAAAAAAACAAATTATCAGGCTTAGAGGATGCGTGTTTCGTAAATTTTATTATGTCCACCGAACAACAAAAAATAAGATTGGCGAAAATCGCTTTTGAAAGATTTTTACAAAAAATCATTCTTTTGCTTGGTGAAGAAAAACAATTATTTGAACGGATTATGGGGAAAATCGAGCAAAGAAAAATAAATGAATGCCGGGGAAAAATTTGCGAGATCTACAAAAATAAATAATTGATAATTTTAAAAATATGAGCGATGAAAAAGAAATAAAAAAACCAATAGATCCGGAAAAAGAAAAAGCTGGCGAGATTAGAGGTGAAGCGCCGGAAAAAGAGCCAAAAACCTTAGAAGAGGAAATTAAGAGAGACGCGGTTGAAATAGAAAACGCGAAAGCGGCTATTACAGAACAACAAGAAAAAGATGAGAAAACTTTGGCGATCAACGATGCGGACGAGTCAAATAAGGAAGAATTTAATAATGGGAAAAAAGTGATCGGTGAAAAAGTAAAAGCGGCGGAAGGCGAGTATGGGGAAGAAGTTAACAAAATACGGGGCGATGTTGCTAATAAAATAATTTATAATGATAATAATATGGAAAATAAAGAAGGAGCAAGCCAAAATTTATCAAAAGAAGAAATAGGGGTAAAAGTGACAAAAATCAATGAACAATTAGATAGTGCGAGATTAAGCCCTAGACAAATCACTGAATTAAAAAAAGAGAGAGAAGTATTGTTAAATATGCTTCCAGAGTATCAGGGAGATTGGGGAAAAGGACCGGGAGCGGAGAATGAGATTACCGATCTTGATGATAATAAAACAATAAAATCGACAGATAGAGAAAGTAAAACTAAAGAAGAACCGAAGGAATTTAAACAAACAACCTTGGATAAGATTGAGAAATTAATGAGAGACCCTAGCTCTGAACTTTTTATAATCAATAAAGCTGTAAATTTTGAAGAGGAAAAGATACCAAAGCTTGAATTTGAGCTTGCTGACACGGAGTCGTCGAAAAATAACATACAAAAGGAAGAAAGAATTAAATTCACAAAAGCTAACATTAGAGAACATAAAAAAATATTGGAAAATTTAAAAATCAAGGTTAAAGAAATATTAAATAAGCTTGAAACGGAGGATTAAGCCGAATATTTATTAATAAAATAAAAATTAGAAATTTTAACTATGCCATATTTTAAAGCTAGAAAATTAGATTTTGAGTCAGGGCATCGTCCGGAGGTGGTATTGCGGGAAGAAGAGGCGCGGCGTTATGGGATCAGAAAAGCCGATATTTTGAAAATAGTTTGGAAAAATAAAAGTTTTTTCGCCGCGGTTAATTATACTAATTCAAAAGTCGAGGAAGGAGAGATCGGGTTTTTCCGGGAAATTTGGCAGGATAGCAAGGGCAAAGCGATGAATAGCGCGGGGATAGTGGAAGTTTCTTTGATCAAAAGGCCGGATTCGATCAAAGCGATAAAGAAAAAATTATTAGGTTCCCCATTGAACTATAAAGAAATAAAATCCATTATCAAAGATATTAGTGACGGGCTTTTGGGCGACATTGAAACGACCTATTTCGTGGCTTCAAGCTTTCGGGGTAATTTTTCCGATACGGAATTATATTATCTCACCAAAGCGATGGTTGAAACAGGGGATCGGATGAAGTTTAAAGGAATAGTTGTCGACAAGCATTCGGTAGGCGGACTTCCGGGGAATCGAGTGACGCCGATTTTAGTTGCCATTATGGCCAGCTTGGGTTTTACTATTCCTAAAACTTCTTCGCGGGCGGTTACTTCCCCTGCCGGCACGGCGGACACGGTTGAAGTTTTTATGCCGGTATGCCTCGAAACGTGTGATATTAAAAGAGTGGTTGAAAAAACGGGAGGATGTTTGGTGTGGGGCGGCGCGCTTCGAATCGCTCCGGCTGACGATAAGATCATAAAAGTTTCTTATCCGCTGGTGATGGAGCCTTATAATAAAATGATCGTTTCAA
Coding sequences within:
- the ppsA gene encoding phosphoenolpyruvate synthase → MQNNQLLAPPHNLINDHKHNGKDKSKELILWFSDVGIGDVGLVGGKNASLGEMYQNLAAKGVSVPNGFATTAYAYRYFLEQSGLKDKIKKILKGLNTHDIRNLAKRGAAVRKAVLAVELPKDFKKEILEAYYQLGAKYGSHNIDVAVRSSATAEDLPDASFAGQQESYLNVHGEKALFKAVRDCVSSLFTNRAISYRVDKGFDHFSIALSVGVQKMVRSDLATSGVMFSCDPDSGFADVTVINAAYGLGENVVKGRVNPDEYWIFEPFLKEGKNSIIEKTIGSKEWRMIYSGSANSTKNTKVSQSDKKKFVLTDKEIIQLAKWSVIIENHYKRPMDIEWAKDGKTNKLYIVQARPETAHQSKRDVNMLEVYKLTVPKTGLQVVSVGVSVGAKIGVGKANVIKSVKQINNFKPGQVLVTKMTDPDWEPIMKIASAIVTDAGGRTCHAAIISRELGIPAVVGTKNGTATIKNNSDVTVDCSQGETGYIYKGIIPIKVEKTDLGAIPALPVKILINLGEPDQAFKYSFLPQSGIGLAREEFIINNYIKIHPLALINYKFKKGGVKLDRQTINKIDELTVGYTDKVQFYVDKLAEGVAKLAAAFYPKEIIVRFSDFKTNEYANLVGGAYFEPKEENPMIGWRGASRYYDKKFKEAFRLECRAIKKVRDTFGFTNVIVMIPFCRTVEEGKKVLEIMAGEGLKQGDNGFKVYVMAEIPANIILAEEFAKIFDGFSIGSNDLTQLTLGLDRDNGTLAHIGNEKNEAVKILIRQLIKVAHKYNRKVGICGQAPSDFPDFAEFLVQEGIDSISLNPDTVLKTTIMLGKMAKSAKKSSMFAGLIGLIGL
- a CDS encoding zf-TFIIB domain-containing protein produces the protein MKCPKCSADLGEFSSQDLKLARCFTCHGIWFDKNELKKVIDERDMDLAWMHFNLWSDKDKFNAVSGKKICPKCKKTMAVLKYDKSEVEVDVCADCGGMWLDSGEFTKIVDFLEKALLKKDVPGYIAELAKEGERVILDPAHGAVEARHFLILTKLLQYRILAENTFIASIISALPK
- a CDS encoding RNA-binding protein translates to MAKKLYVGSLSYSTTDDALKATFSAAGTVTSASIIIDKMSGRSKGFGFVEMSSDEEAVKAIEMFNGKEVDGRTIIVNEARPMTERPPRAGGRGGFGGGNRGGGRGFGGNDRF
- a CDS encoding DNA alkylation repair protein, with protein sequence MDSKKIIAKLKSQRNPKNIAGMARFGISAKNTLGVSMPYLRSLAKEIRKEAKTDKKGAENRHKLAIMLWKSKIHEARILAALIDEPEMVGEKQMENWAKDFDSWDVCDHVCMNLFDKTEIAWQKAADWSRRKEEFVKRAGFALVAALAFHDKKADNKKFIEFFPHIKREAVDGRNFVRKAVNWALRQTGKRNKSLCVAALKTAREIQSKNPENKTAKWIASDAIRELEKKKF
- a CDS encoding translation initiation factor eIF-2B subunit, which encodes MVNMGKVVKDIKSIKIQGATNIAKASIGALLDFSKDFKIGALPKISNGKICNFLRATEINANKLAWARPDEPLNQNLLNLIMAQLARDKNKNVKKKIANFQKSCLETLDLIQKNEARITANGISLVKKIYKKKKKPVLVFTHCNSSSVFKILIGARKEKIRFKVYNSETRPRFQGRIMAKNLVKKGIDVTMMTDSAAPFVISKNDPDKINIDLVIIGADVVGMDGSVLNKIGSYSLSLAAKSAGVPFYVAASLLKARKDIDSYREIEIEKRDPTELWPSFAKATDGKQKGIKAINYAFDTVPPEYTKKLITEFGILKPGKVKKAAMKNYKEIFKNKH
- a CDS encoding thymidine phosphorylase gives rise to the protein MPYFKARKLDFESGHRPEVVLREEEARRYGIRKADILKIVWKNKSFFAAVNYTNSKVEEGEIGFFREIWQDSKGKAMNSAGIVEVSLIKRPDSIKAIKKKLLGSPLNYKEIKSIIKDISDGLLGDIETTYFVASSFRGNFSDTELYYLTKAMVETGDRMKFKGIVVDKHSVGGLPGNRVTPILVAIMASLGFTIPKTSSRAVTSPAGTADTVEVFMPVCLETCDIKRVVEKTGGCLVWGGALRIAPADDKIIKVSYPLVMEPYNKMIVSIMAKKVAMGIKYLIIDMPIGRNTKIKDKKAADMIERKMQYIAGKFGIKLKVMVSRVIDPSGRGIGPALEARDILRVWQQKKDRPMDLEKKALKITSALLALTGKFSEVEAQKAARENLRSLKAWDKAKEIIKAQGGNPNINSEKIKLGAYRHKVKAVKNGRIAMYDNKAIIEFCRILGAPSIKQAGIYLDKVIGNKFKKGETLFTLFADSPDRLDLAKAALKKGNILKIV